The following nucleotide sequence is from Pandoraea thiooxydans.
AGCCGCTGAACGAGGTCAGCGGCTCACCCCCGTAATGCCCCGCCGCCGGTTCGTTACTCACAAGAAAAAACGACACGATGAGCGCGCCGGCCAGCGCGCCAGCAACACCCGCCCCCGCGAAAATGGCGCTCGACCACCAGATCTGCGCACGCTCGATCAGCATGCGCTTGGGTGCGCCCGCAACAATGCGCCGCATCAGCGCGCTGTCGGGCGGCGCGACCCGGTGCGCGGCGAGCAAATCGTCCAGGCTGGCGGCCGCGGCAAGCATTTCGTCGGCTGCGGCGCGATGCCGGGCGGCCCAACGCTGCGCATCGACACGTTCGTCACGGGGCCAATGGCGCTCATCGGCGCCATAGGTCTCGACAAGGGTCTGAAATCTTTCTGGCGTCATGGCAAATCTCCCCCGGCACCCTGCAGTTGCGCGCGCAGGCCCCGGCGTGCTCTGGCGAGCAGGCTCTCCAGCGCCTCGACGCTGACGTTCATCAAACTCGCCGCCTCGATATTCGACAGCTCCTGGTAATAGCACAGCACCAGTGCCTCGCGCTGGCGGACCGGCAGCGCAGCCAATGCCGCCTGGACCTGCGCGCCGCGCGAGCGCGCCTCCCACGCCAGATCGGGGGGCGCGGCAGGGTCGGCGCCGTCGGGCAGATCGTCGCGCGGCTCCTCGCGCTGCCGCCGCAGGCGGTCATAGCACAGGTTGAGCGCCACGCGGTGCAGCCAGGTATCGAACCTCGCCTCACCCTCGCGCCAATGCGGCGCCTGCTTCCACACTCGCGCAAATACGTCTTGCGCCACGTCTTCGGCTTCCATCCGGTCCCCCAATAATCTGGTCGCGAGCGCGAGCAGTCGCGGCAGCTTCTGCGCGACCATGGTCCGGATAGCTACCGGATCTTGTTTTCCGACGCGCGCGAGCAACTCGGCGTCAGGATCTCGTTCGCTCAATGCGTTTATTCCCGCGCCATCCAGCGCGCAAAGGGTGGTTATTCAGGTGGCGATCCGTCGGTCGCGCCGATCGGCCGGCATAGCCCCCCGGGGCGCCGCAGTTCGCCGGCCGTGCGGTATTGTCCGGCAGCGATCAATACACCACCACCCGCGGCCGGTAATACACCGGCCGGGCTGGCACGACCACACAACCGGCCAACGATATCGCCGCCAGGGCCAGAATCAGTAACGTTTTCATCATCTTGCTCGCTTACCAGCCGATCGAAAGTCGTTGCGCCAGCCGCCAGCGCAGGCTCAACGGGCCCAGTGCCCCTCGATCCAGCGCCAGTGAGGACCGCGCTGCACCCAATGTCCAGGCACCCAGCGGTACCCGGCATGCCGCAGCCGCCAGTGCCCGGGCACCCAAATATAACGGCCGTGCGCCCAGCGCCAATGACCGCGCTGCCAGACATAGCCCGGGCGAGGCGCCGGCATGACTTCCACGCGTGGCGGCGGTGGCGCGATAGGCGCCACGATCACGGCTTGGGCAAAGACTGCCGGGCTCAGCAGCAACGCCGCCGCCGCGAGCGCCGCCTTCGAGCGTTTGAGTATCGTCATGAAATTCTCCCGAAAGATTGATTTTGTTGATCGGGCAAGCGCCATATGGCCCGTCTTGTCGATTAAACGGCGCAACCGGGCCAATCCGTCGCAAGCCGTTGAATTTTTTTATCCGGGTCAGGCGTATGCCCGGTTTTGCGCGGCGCCGCGGGTAGGCGGACAGGCTGGACAGAGGCGGCGCGGGGCTTACCGCTCGTGCCCGTCGGGCTCGGCGACACCTTGGGCGGACAGCTCGATGATCTCGGCGGTGATTTCTTCCTGGCGCAGCCGCCGGTATTGTCCGGTCAGCTCGGCGAGCTTGGTGCGCACGTTATGCTGGGCCGAGGTCATGGCAAACAGGCGCGCCTCGTTTTCGGCTGCGAAGGACAGCAGCACGGCCTCGCACAACTGCGTATAGATATACTCCTCGGCCAGCCGTGCCAGCAAGCGGGGCAAGGGCAGGGTGGTCAGCGGCGCCTGCCCCGCTGCGGTGCGCGCGAAACGCGAGAAATCGAACGGCAGCAATGTTTTGATGACAATCTCGATCGGCTCGGTCGCCTGCGGCGTCGCGTGCAGCATCGTGACCCGATCCACGCCGCCGCGCGCCAGACGGCGATACAGCGCATCGGTCAGGCGATCGCCCAGTCCCGGCATCTCGCTGGCGTGGGCGATCATCGGGGCGCACCAGGCGATGCGCATGCCGCGGGCTTTGGCGATCAGCGCGCCGCGGTCCCCGACAAAGAAATATTCGGTCGCGCGCGCCCCCGATTGGCGCTCGGCGGCCGCCACCAGGTGCTCGTTGAACGCGCCGACGAAACCCTGTTCGGCGCACAGCACGATGACGATCCGGCCGCCGTTGGCCCGCGCCAGGTCCGGCGTCCCGGCGGAATCGCCTTGCTCCAGCGTCAGCGCCGCGCCGATCGCCTGCGCGATGGTGTCGGCACAGGTGCGGATCCCGTCGAGCCGGGCGCGGGCCTCCCTGGCGCGTGCCGCGGCAATGCCGCGCATCGCCCCGACCACGGCAGCCAGATCCTGGACGCTGTCCAGCCGGGCCTGCACGTCGCTGAGCTTGTCGCTCATGGCGCGCTCGCGCCGTCGGACGGTCGATGGCCCGCCTCGCGCGTCAAATCCTGCACGATGCCATCCAGCCGCGCGCGCACGGCCGCCGCTTCGTCGCCGGATATAGCGCCGGCCAGCAACCGTTCGCGCGCGGTCGCGATGCACGCCGGCGGCAGTGCATCGAACAGCCCGTCGGCCAGCGCGCCCAGCAGCGCAACCTCGACCGATTCGGGCAGCGGCGCAAACCGGGCCTGCCGGATCAGCGCGCGAATGCGCTGGCCCCGCACGATCTGCGCGCTGATGCGGGCATCGGTAATACCGCCGAAGCGGGTGAACATCTCCAGCTCCTGGAATTGCGAGTAGTCCAGCCGCAGACGGCCCGATGCGTGGCGCAGCGCTGCGGTCTGGGCCTTGCCGCCGACCCGGCTCACGCTCAGGCCGACATCCACCGCGGGGCGCTGGTTGGCCGCGAACAGCCCCGCATCGAGCACGATCTGCCCGTCAGTGATCGAAATCAGGTTGGTAGGAATATAGGCCGACAGATTGCCCGCGTCGGTTTCCGCAATCGGCAGCGCGGTCACGGATCCGCCGCCGAGCTCGCCGGACAACTTCGCGGCGCGCTCGAGCAGGCGCGCATGCAGGTAGAAAATATCGCCGGGATAGGCCTCCCGGCCCGGCGGCTCGCGCGTGAGCAGGGCCAGCTCACGGTGCGTCGCGGCGTGCCTGGTCAGGTCGTCGATCACCAGCAGCGCGTGCCGGCCCTGGTCGCGAAAATACTCGGCGATCGTCATCCCGGCGAACGGCGCGATCCACTGCAGGCCGGCTGGCGCCGCGGCCGGCGCGACCACGAAAACGCAGCGCTCGGGCGCGCCGTGACGGCGCACCGCATCGATCACCCGCTGCACCGCCGTGGCGCGCTGCCCGATCGCGACGTACACGCAGATCACGTCGGAATCCTTCTGATTGACGATAGTATCGACCGCAATCGACGTCTTGCCGGTGGCGCGGTCGCCGATGATCAGCTCGCGCTGGCCGCGGCCGATCGCAAACAGGGCATCGATCAGCAAGATGCCGGTGGCCAACGGCTCGCTCACGGGGTCGCGCTCGATGATCGCCGGCGCGGCCCGCTCGACCGGCATGAAAACGGTCTCGCCAAGCGCCTCGTCGCGATCCAGCGGCCGCCCGAGCGGATCCACCACGCGACCCAGCAAGCCCTGGCCGACGGGCGTGCGGACGACTTCGCCGGTGCCGCTCACGCGCGCGCCGGCGCAAATCGACTCGCTCTGATCGAGCAGCACCACGCCGATCGCCTCGACGTCGAGCGTCAAAGCGAATCCGAGCTGGCCGGTCTCGAAGCGCAGCAACTCGTTTAAGCGCACCTCGGGCAAACCCGAGACCAGCGCGATGCCATCGGCCACGTGTTCGACGCGCCCGACGCTGCGCGCTTGCGGCGCGAACTGCAGCCGGGCCAGCGTTGCGCGGTTGCGTGCCAGCCAGGTGTCGTCGCCCGCTTCAGTCATGAGACACCTCGCGACCGAGCAGTTCAGCCTGCAGCAACGACAGGTCGGTCCGCAGGCTATTGCGCACGATCGCGTGCGGCGCTTCGAGCTCCAGGCCGGCCAGCACGGCCGGATCGACGCCAAGTGAAAGTACCGCCTCGTGTCCGAGCGCCTTGCTGATCGCGCGCTGGCAATCGTCCTGTTCGACGGTGCTCAAGGCGCGTGCGGCGACCAGGCGCAGTGGCGCGCCGGCGTGGCCCAGCGAAGCGCGCAAATCGCCCGGGAGTTTGGCCAGCTCCGCCGCGAGTCCGTCGATGAAGCCGGCCACGCGCGCTTCCGGCGGCAGCCGCTCGAGCAGTCTCGCGGCCACCTCGAGCGCAAACAGCGAGGCTCGGCGGGCATCGGCCTGGGCGGCATCGCGCCGCGCCGCCGCGATCTCCGCATTTGCCGCGGCGCGCAACCGCTCGGCCTCCGCATGGGCCGCCGCGATCAGCGAGGTCTTGAGCGCCCCGGCCTCGGCAGCCGCTTCGTCCAGCGCCTTGCCGCGCTGCTGTGCCACACGCGCGGCGTCGGCCTCGGCCTGCTGGCGCGCATCGAGCGCGGCGCGCCGGGCTGCCTCGGCGTCGGCCAGCAAAGCCGCCGCGGCCTGCTGGCGCTCGCCGACAATTTTCACGATCGGAGTGAACAGAAAGTGCGCCAGCAGCCACACCAACACCAATGCATTGACGGCCTGCAGCCCGAGCGTCCACCAATCGATATGCATGGCGTCCCCGGACTCACTTGACGAACGGGTTGGCAAACAGCACCAGCAATGCCACCACCAGGCAATAGATCGCCATGGTCTCGATCATCGCCAGCCCGACAAACAGCGTGCGGGAAATCGTCCCGGCGGATTCCGGCTGGCGCGCCAGCGCGTCCATTGCCGCGGCGACGGCCCGGCCTTCGCCGAGCGCCGGGCCGATCGCGCCGAACGATACGGCGATCGCCGCGGCGAGAATGCTGACGACTTGGATCAGATTGTTCATATCGTTCCTCATTGTTTATCGGCATGCGCAGGCTCGCTCTCGCCCAGCGCCGCGCCGATGAAAACCATCGCCAATACCGTGAAGATGTAGGCCTGCACCGCGCCGGTCAGCAAGTCCAGCGCCATCAGCGGGATCGGCACCAGCAGCCCCGCCAGCGACAGCACGATGCCGACCACAAACACGCCGCTCATGATGTTGCCGAACAGCCGCACGATCAGCGAAAAAGTGCGTGTGAGCTGCTCGACCAGATTCAGCGGGATCATGAGCCAGGTCGGCTCGGCAAAGGTCGCCAGATAGCGGCGCAGGCCGCGCACGCGAATGCCGTAGAAAATCGTCGCGCAGAAAACGATCAGCGCCAGTGCCGCGTCGGTCTCGATATGCGCGGTCGGCGGCTCCACGCCTGGCACCAGCGACGACCAGTTGCAGGCGAGAATCAACAGAAAAATGGTGCCGACCAGCGCTCGGTAGGGCGCCGGTTCGACCTGCATGGTGCCGCGAATCTGCTCGTCGATCGTGCCCACCAGCAATTCGAATACCGTCTGCGCTTTCGACGGGCTCAGACGCAGGCGGCGCGTGACCAGCGCCGCGCCGGCCCACAGCACCGCCATCACAACCCAGGTCGTGGCCACCGGCGACGAGATCGGCACTGGCCCGAGGTGAAACAGCGGCTGCGTCGCAAGCGGCGAAGTCATCATGGTTGCGCTCCTTTTTGCGAGGCACCTCGCACGACGGTCTGCGTTGCCTCCCGGGCATTGCGGCGCAGCGCGCCGCGGCGCGCCAGCAGCAAGCCGGCCGCGCCGCTCAGCAACACCCATGCGCCCAATCTGGCAAGTGCGAAAAATATCAGCGCCAGCAGCGCCAGCCGGCCCGCCTGCAGCAGCAGCGCCCTGGCGGCCGCGCCCGCGGCGAACAGGCGCACGGTCTGGCGCAGCGTGGCAAAGTGCAGCACCCCGGCCAACCAGCCGGCGACGCCGCCGATGACGAGCTGCACCGAAAGTGTCAAATGTGACGCGATCATGATTTCC
It contains:
- a CDS encoding RNA polymerase sigma factor, producing MSERDPDAELLARVGKQDPVAIRTMVAQKLPRLLALATRLLGDRMEAEDVAQDVFARVWKQAPHWREGEARFDTWLHRVALNLCYDRLRRQREEPRDDLPDGADPAAPPDLAWEARSRGAQVQAALAALPVRQREALVLCYYQELSNIEAASLMNVSVEALESLLARARRGLRAQLQGAGGDLP
- a CDS encoding YXWGXW repeat-containing protein produces the protein MTILKRSKAALAAAALLLSPAVFAQAVIVAPIAPPPPRVEVMPAPRPGYVWQRGHWRWAHGRYIWVPGHWRLRHAGYRWVPGHWVQRGPHWRWIEGHWAR
- a CDS encoding F0F1 ATP synthase subunit gamma; protein product: MSDKLSDVQARLDSVQDLAAVVGAMRGIAAARAREARARLDGIRTCADTIAQAIGAALTLEQGDSAGTPDLARANGGRIVIVLCAEQGFVGAFNEHLVAAAERQSGARATEYFFVGDRGALIAKARGMRIAWCAPMIAHASEMPGLGDRLTDALYRRLARGGVDRVTMLHATPQATEPIEIVIKTLLPFDFSRFARTAAGQAPLTTLPLPRLLARLAEEYIYTQLCEAVLLSFAAENEARLFAMTSAQHNVRTKLAELTGQYRRLRQEEITAEIIELSAQGVAEPDGHER
- a CDS encoding F0F1 ATP synthase subunit alpha, translating into MTEAGDDTWLARNRATLARLQFAPQARSVGRVEHVADGIALVSGLPEVRLNELLRFETGQLGFALTLDVEAIGVVLLDQSESICAGARVSGTGEVVRTPVGQGLLGRVVDPLGRPLDRDEALGETVFMPVERAAPAIIERDPVSEPLATGILLIDALFAIGRGQRELIIGDRATGKTSIAVDTIVNQKDSDVICVYVAIGQRATAVQRVIDAVRRHGAPERCVFVVAPAAAPAGLQWIAPFAGMTIAEYFRDQGRHALLVIDDLTRHAATHRELALLTREPPGREAYPGDIFYLHARLLERAAKLSGELGGGSVTALPIAETDAGNLSAYIPTNLISITDGQIVLDAGLFAANQRPAVDVGLSVSRVGGKAQTAALRHASGRLRLDYSQFQELEMFTRFGGITDARISAQIVRGQRIRALIRQARFAPLPESVEVALLGALADGLFDALPPACIATARERLLAGAISGDEAAAVRARLDGIVQDLTREAGHRPSDGASAP
- a CDS encoding ATP synthase F0 subunit B, with the translated sequence MHIDWWTLGLQAVNALVLVWLLAHFLFTPIVKIVGERQQAAAALLADAEAARRAALDARQQAEADAARVAQQRGKALDEAAAEAGALKTSLIAAAHAEAERLRAAANAEIAAARRDAAQADARRASLFALEVAARLLERLPPEARVAGFIDGLAAELAKLPGDLRASLGHAGAPLRLVAARALSTVEQDDCQRAISKALGHEAVLSLGVDPAVLAGLELEAPHAIVRNSLRTDLSLLQAELLGREVSHD
- a CDS encoding F0F1 ATP synthase subunit C; protein product: MNNLIQVVSILAAAIAVSFGAIGPALGEGRAVAAAMDALARQPESAGTISRTLFVGLAMIETMAIYCLVVALLVLFANPFVK
- a CDS encoding F0F1 ATP synthase subunit A — protein: MMTSPLATQPLFHLGPVPISSPVATTWVVMAVLWAGAALVTRRLRLSPSKAQTVFELLVGTIDEQIRGTMQVEPAPYRALVGTIFLLILACNWSSLVPGVEPPTAHIETDAALALIVFCATIFYGIRVRGLRRYLATFAEPTWLMIPLNLVEQLTRTFSLIVRLFGNIMSGVFVVGIVLSLAGLLVPIPLMALDLLTGAVQAYIFTVLAMVFIGAALGESEPAHADKQ
- a CDS encoding ATP synthase subunit I; protein product: MIASHLTLSVQLVIGGVAGWLAGVLHFATLRQTVRLFAAGAAARALLLQAGRLALLALIFFALARLGAWVLLSGAAGLLLARRGALRRNAREATQTVVRGASQKGAQP